One genomic region from Drosophila subpulchrella strain 33 F10 #4 breed RU33 chromosome 2R, RU_Dsub_v1.1 Primary Assembly, whole genome shotgun sequence encodes:
- the LOC119550307 gene encoding NAD kinase 2, mitochondrial isoform X2, with translation MLKSKQLLQQFSKEYAKFTPNNFKLKRALVVTKLSRYEFEQLRHPELSPDQLQQKLRDRGTDVEMVLYLHKVHKDFERRVVKSFQDVGCEVKLSSRSSLSKDVMSWADVIVPVGGDGTFLLSAGRASPLFALSQQKTPIVGFNSDPLRSEGRLMLPKHYSDNPADAVSRIKSGDFKWMHRSRVRTTMLGSNGKIPESTDLFRHTEVKMEQVTTAPEMLDQDMAYKYKAKMKRILPYLALNEVFIGEHLSARVSHLQLVLDHQDVVNKTKCSGLCVSTGTGSTSWHTSINRITSRDVDDLLRSLPNGNSEDVKLLRQNAEEIAQRYNQGLLFAPDDPRLCYSIREQICVGVWPSPKTFKERDFVQTVFVKSHCIDANLVIDGSISFPFNDGAKALLEVHPEDALLTIALD, from the exons ATGTTGAAATCGAAGCAGTTGCTCCAGCAGTTTTCCAAAG AGTACGCAAAGTTCACGCCGAACAACTTTAAGCTAAAGCGGGCCCTGGTGGTCACCAAGTTGTCCCGCTATGAGTTCGAGCAGCTTCGTCATCCGGAACTGTCGCCGGATCAGCTGCAGCAAAAGCTGCGCGATCGGGGAACCGACGTGGAGATGGTACTCTATCTGCACAAGGTGCACAAGGACTTCGAACGCCGGGTGGTGAAGAGTTTCCAGGATGTGGGCTGCGAGGTGAAGCTGTCCAGCAG AAGCTCGTTAAGCAAGGATGTCATGAGCTGGGCAGACGTCATTGTGCCGGTAGGCGGCGATGGTACCTTCCTTCTATCCGCCGGACGCGCCAGCCCGCTCTTTGCGCTCAGCCAGCAGAAGACGCCGATCGTGGGCTTTAACTCCGATCCACTCCGCTCGGAGGGTCGTCTTATGCTGCCCAAGCACTACTCGGACAATCCCGCCGATGCTGTCTCACGCATCAAGAGC GGTGACTTCAAGTGGATGCATCGCTCGAGGGTGCGGACTACAATGCTGGGCAGCAACGGCAAGATCCCGGAGTCCACGGACCTTTTCCGGCACACAGAGGTTAAGATGGAGCAGGTCACCACAGCACCCGAAATGCTGGACCAGGACATGGCTTACAAGTACAAGGCCAAAATGAAACGCATCCTTCCGTACTTGGCGCTGAACGAG GTCTTCATTGGCGAACACCTCTCAGCCCGAGTGTCCCACTTGCAGCTGGTGCTGGATCACCAGGACGTGGTGAACAAGACAAAGTGCTCTGGCTTGTGTGTCAGCACGGGCACGGGCTCAACATCCTGGCATACCAGCATCAATCGCATTACCAGCCGGGATGTGGACGACCTGTTGCGCTCTCTGCCCAACGGCAACTCGGAGGACGTTAAGTTGCTGCGCCAGAATGCCGAGGAGATCGCCCAGCGGTACAACCAGGGGCTGCTATTCGCGCCTGATGATCCCCGTCTGTGCTACTCGATCCGGGAGCAAATCTGCGTAGGCGTGTGGCCCTCGCCAAAGACTTTTAAAGAGCGTGATTTTGTGCAAACCGTGTTTGTCAAGTCGCATTGCATCGATGCCA ACCTGGTCATTGATGGCAGCATTTCGTTCCCATTCAACGATGGCGCCAAGGCTTTGCTGGAGGTCCATCCAGAGGATGCCCTTCTGACAATCGCCTTAGACTGA
- the LOC119551800 gene encoding uncharacterized protein LOC119551800 isoform X1 codes for MNAETDILGVSLSYSELQAIDQEDIILLIDVDSAVNICKESLENESANTVDVLTLWFSKLLRAYIDESVCCIRAVKEMCQWFQMESDSGTKIHSAHIKLFEEALSFITLSRDHLLKAGERLVHIFTYLMLSMIAFFLGGSDRSDHQLLVDLQYAVLSLLKQNTTGSSEVHPRLTPLMQKIMEIADFERKQFKDLELPVRTSETITYMCLHYMSHVNLKDEQIPEWLKETVSHLCEMILSYLEGLYENGTLTVPAQKLKEFMEVMRTYFLMLLQIFNNDITQIDDDMAACLMDVIMSEQTTPSYYSDEDIQRLISMYVRPHVMELFDLVYSFQKCQEYLISGILCTPEWDYFDVCLDFVSTVSTNDADVLPSTCRTLNQIFEYLFKDATNFVNAERYERVMNAFGSLLYLVPNRELHSYFCAGIFQKDIITSQVCADMLMLCFRLKEVNKCWTDKDIELAVAFWSKCNNSYALFSQNPSQWHVQRFLRYFHYLGKRGLPALSIRNFRHLSAVAKPDAQVGMKLLNRLEHISSSAPTQVEVYYEMAALLELLVQQSQTDCSQWFQRTSEMAKEVMSIDNSSTFTSAYFKLLSRGNKTTQLLILRGLNATNGCTNWHRQKFLDSCKASDDAQLRVFSARHVVGVDVQPFLEALRLKPGTLDESLDSSLDVAKLSYTRHSEHHCPSSSFKRKRSEIPPKEILREIYEGSLQLGHCSEAFDETDRDLLRKVMANLSRIDPRI; via the exons atgaaCGCGGAAACGGATATTCTAGGCGTGTCCCTATCCTACAGCGAGCTGCAGGCTATAGACCAGGAAGATATCATCCTGCTTATCGACGTGGACTCGGCTGTAAATATCTGCAAGGAGTCTCTAGAAAACGAATCCGCAAATACTGTGGATGTCTTGACATTATGGTTCAGTAAACTCTTAAGAGCTTATATTGATGAATCTGTGTGCTGTATACGAGCGGTAAAGGAGATGTGCCAGTGGTTTCAAATG GAATCAGACAGCGGTACCAAAATTCACAGCGCTCATATAAAACTCTTCGAAGAGGCTCTTTCCTTTATCACCTTATCCAGGGATCATTTGTTGAAGGCGGGAGAACGCCTGGTTCATATTTTTACGTATCTTATGTTATCAATGATAGCCTTTTTCTTGGGAGGCAG CGACAGGAGTGACCATCAGCTTCTTGTAGATCTTCAGTATGCTGTGCTTTCTTTGCTAAAACAAAATACCACAGGATCGAGTGAAGTCCACCCCCGTCTTACTCCCT TGATGCAAAAGATAATGGAAATAGCCGATTTTgaaagaaaacaatttaagGATTTGGAGTTACCTGTAAGGACAAGCGAGACGATTACTTACATGTGCTTGCATTACATGTCACACGTTAATCTCAAGGATGAACAAATACCCGAATGGCTAAAGGAAACGGTTTCGCATCTATGCGAAATGATCCTCAGTTACTTGGAGGGTCTTTATGAAAAT GGCACTCTTACTGTTCCCGcgcaaaaattaaaagagTTCATGGAAGTTATGCGGACCTATTTTTTAATGCTGCTGCAGATATTCAATAATGATATAACCCAAATTGACGATGATATGGCTGCTTGTCTCATGGACGTAATAATGTCTGAACAAAC GACGCCCTCATATTATTCTGACGAGGATATTCAACGGCTTATTTCTATGTATGTTAGACCACATGTGATGGAACTTTTTGACTTGGTTTACTCTTTCCAAAAATGTCAAGAG tatttaatATCCGGTATTCTGTGTACACCAGAATGGGATTACTTTGATGTTTGCTTAGATTTTGTATCTACCGTATCTACAAACGACGCAGATGTCCTTCCAAGTACTTGTCGAACATTAAACCAAATCTTTGAATACTTGTTTAAAG ATGCCAccaactttgtcaatgctgAACGCTATGAACGAGTAATGAATGCCTTTGGTAGTCTCTTGTATTTGGTGCCCAACAGAGAACTGCATAGTTATTTCTGTGCTGGCATATTTCAAAAGGACATTATTACGTCGCAAGTGTGTGCGGATATGCTAATGCTATGTTTTCG ccTAAAAGAGGTTAATAAGTGTTGGACAGACAAGGACATAGAACTAGCTGTAGCTTTCTGGAGTAAGTGCAATAATTCTTATGCCTTGTTCTCACAAAATCCCAGCCAATGGCATGTGCAGAGATTCCTCAGATATTTTCATTACTTGGGAAAGCGAGGGCTTCCTGCCCTGAGCATTCGAAACTTTCGACACCTATCTGCAGTTGCAAAACCAGATGCCCAAGTAGGAATGAAGCTATTGAATCGCTTAGAACACATCTCATCTTCAGCGCCCACACAGGTTGAGGTCTATTATGAAATG GCTGCTCTTCTAGAACTGTTGGTGCAGCAGAGTCAAACAGACTGTTCCCAGTGGTTTCAGAGGACATCAGAAATGGCCAAGGAAGTTATGAGCATTGACAATAGTTCGACCTTCACTAGTGCCTATTTCAAGCTGCTTTCTCGTGGGAACAAAACAACGCAACTACTGATATTACGGGGATTGAACGCTACTAATGGATGCACCAACTGGCATCGACAAAAATTCCTAGACTCTTGCAAAGCCAGCGATGATGCCCAACTAAGAGTATTCAGTGCCCGCCATGTCGTAGGTGTTGATGTTCAACCATTTTTAGAGGCTTTGCGACTGAAACCAGGAACTTTGGATGAATCGCTAGATAGTTCACTTGATGTCGCTAAATTAAGCTACACGCGGCACTCGGAACACCATTGCCCAAGCTCTAGCTTCAAACGTAAGCGGAGTGAAATTCCGCCCAAGGAAATCCTACGTGAAATCTACGAGGGCTCACTTCAACTGGGTCACTGTAGCGAGGCCTTTGATGAGACCGACCGGGATCTGTTAAGAAAAGTGATGGCCAATTTGAGTAGGATCGATCCAAGAATCTAA
- the LOC119551800 gene encoding uncharacterized protein LOC119551800 isoform X2, which translates to MNAETDILGVSLSYSELQAIDQEDIILLIDVDSAVNICKESLENESANTVDVLTLWFSKLLRAYIDESVCCIRAVKEMCQWFQMESDSGTKIHSAHIKLFEEALSFITLSRDHLLKAGERLVHIFTYLMLSMIAFFLGGRSDHQLLVDLQYAVLSLLKQNTTGSSEVHPRLTPLMQKIMEIADFERKQFKDLELPVRTSETITYMCLHYMSHVNLKDEQIPEWLKETVSHLCEMILSYLEGLYENGTLTVPAQKLKEFMEVMRTYFLMLLQIFNNDITQIDDDMAACLMDVIMSEQTTPSYYSDEDIQRLISMYVRPHVMELFDLVYSFQKCQEYLISGILCTPEWDYFDVCLDFVSTVSTNDADVLPSTCRTLNQIFEYLFKDATNFVNAERYERVMNAFGSLLYLVPNRELHSYFCAGIFQKDIITSQVCADMLMLCFRLKEVNKCWTDKDIELAVAFWSKCNNSYALFSQNPSQWHVQRFLRYFHYLGKRGLPALSIRNFRHLSAVAKPDAQVGMKLLNRLEHISSSAPTQVEVYYEMAALLELLVQQSQTDCSQWFQRTSEMAKEVMSIDNSSTFTSAYFKLLSRGNKTTQLLILRGLNATNGCTNWHRQKFLDSCKASDDAQLRVFSARHVVGVDVQPFLEALRLKPGTLDESLDSSLDVAKLSYTRHSEHHCPSSSFKRKRSEIPPKEILREIYEGSLQLGHCSEAFDETDRDLLRKVMANLSRIDPRI; encoded by the exons atgaaCGCGGAAACGGATATTCTAGGCGTGTCCCTATCCTACAGCGAGCTGCAGGCTATAGACCAGGAAGATATCATCCTGCTTATCGACGTGGACTCGGCTGTAAATATCTGCAAGGAGTCTCTAGAAAACGAATCCGCAAATACTGTGGATGTCTTGACATTATGGTTCAGTAAACTCTTAAGAGCTTATATTGATGAATCTGTGTGCTGTATACGAGCGGTAAAGGAGATGTGCCAGTGGTTTCAAATG GAATCAGACAGCGGTACCAAAATTCACAGCGCTCATATAAAACTCTTCGAAGAGGCTCTTTCCTTTATCACCTTATCCAGGGATCATTTGTTGAAGGCGGGAGAACGCCTGGTTCATATTTTTACGTATCTTATGTTATCAATGATAGCCTTTTTCTTGGGAGGCAG GAGTGACCATCAGCTTCTTGTAGATCTTCAGTATGCTGTGCTTTCTTTGCTAAAACAAAATACCACAGGATCGAGTGAAGTCCACCCCCGTCTTACTCCCT TGATGCAAAAGATAATGGAAATAGCCGATTTTgaaagaaaacaatttaagGATTTGGAGTTACCTGTAAGGACAAGCGAGACGATTACTTACATGTGCTTGCATTACATGTCACACGTTAATCTCAAGGATGAACAAATACCCGAATGGCTAAAGGAAACGGTTTCGCATCTATGCGAAATGATCCTCAGTTACTTGGAGGGTCTTTATGAAAAT GGCACTCTTACTGTTCCCGcgcaaaaattaaaagagTTCATGGAAGTTATGCGGACCTATTTTTTAATGCTGCTGCAGATATTCAATAATGATATAACCCAAATTGACGATGATATGGCTGCTTGTCTCATGGACGTAATAATGTCTGAACAAAC GACGCCCTCATATTATTCTGACGAGGATATTCAACGGCTTATTTCTATGTATGTTAGACCACATGTGATGGAACTTTTTGACTTGGTTTACTCTTTCCAAAAATGTCAAGAG tatttaatATCCGGTATTCTGTGTACACCAGAATGGGATTACTTTGATGTTTGCTTAGATTTTGTATCTACCGTATCTACAAACGACGCAGATGTCCTTCCAAGTACTTGTCGAACATTAAACCAAATCTTTGAATACTTGTTTAAAG ATGCCAccaactttgtcaatgctgAACGCTATGAACGAGTAATGAATGCCTTTGGTAGTCTCTTGTATTTGGTGCCCAACAGAGAACTGCATAGTTATTTCTGTGCTGGCATATTTCAAAAGGACATTATTACGTCGCAAGTGTGTGCGGATATGCTAATGCTATGTTTTCG ccTAAAAGAGGTTAATAAGTGTTGGACAGACAAGGACATAGAACTAGCTGTAGCTTTCTGGAGTAAGTGCAATAATTCTTATGCCTTGTTCTCACAAAATCCCAGCCAATGGCATGTGCAGAGATTCCTCAGATATTTTCATTACTTGGGAAAGCGAGGGCTTCCTGCCCTGAGCATTCGAAACTTTCGACACCTATCTGCAGTTGCAAAACCAGATGCCCAAGTAGGAATGAAGCTATTGAATCGCTTAGAACACATCTCATCTTCAGCGCCCACACAGGTTGAGGTCTATTATGAAATG GCTGCTCTTCTAGAACTGTTGGTGCAGCAGAGTCAAACAGACTGTTCCCAGTGGTTTCAGAGGACATCAGAAATGGCCAAGGAAGTTATGAGCATTGACAATAGTTCGACCTTCACTAGTGCCTATTTCAAGCTGCTTTCTCGTGGGAACAAAACAACGCAACTACTGATATTACGGGGATTGAACGCTACTAATGGATGCACCAACTGGCATCGACAAAAATTCCTAGACTCTTGCAAAGCCAGCGATGATGCCCAACTAAGAGTATTCAGTGCCCGCCATGTCGTAGGTGTTGATGTTCAACCATTTTTAGAGGCTTTGCGACTGAAACCAGGAACTTTGGATGAATCGCTAGATAGTTCACTTGATGTCGCTAAATTAAGCTACACGCGGCACTCGGAACACCATTGCCCAAGCTCTAGCTTCAAACGTAAGCGGAGTGAAATTCCGCCCAAGGAAATCCTACGTGAAATCTACGAGGGCTCACTTCAACTGGGTCACTGTAGCGAGGCCTTTGATGAGACCGACCGGGATCTGTTAAGAAAAGTGATGGCCAATTTGAGTAGGATCGATCCAAGAATCTAA
- the LOC119550306 gene encoding probable ATP-dependent RNA helicase Dbp45A, translated as MQRKEANPFQILGLRPWLVKQLTKLGLKGATPIQQNCIPAILSGQDCIGAAKTGSGKTFAFALPILERLSEEPVSHFALVLTPTHELAYQISEQFLVAGQAMGVRVCVVSGGTDQMIESQKLMQRPHIVVAMPGRLADHLTGCDTFSFDNLKYLVVDEADRMLNGDFDESLAIIERCLPKTRQNLFFSATMKDFMKESSIFPIASECFEWSQDSDVATVDTLDQRYLLCADYDRDMVLIESLRKYREENENANVMIFTNTKKYCQLLSMTLKSMDIDNVCLHGFMRQKERVAALSRFKSNQIRTLIATDVAARGLDIPSVQLVMNHMLPRTPKEYIHRVGRTARAGRKGMSISIFRFPRDLELLGAIEEEINTKLTEHPIDQRMVERIFMQVNVTRRESEMQLDNNDFDERAQNYRRKTWIMEGKDPDQMEALYRKKQKDKLKEIRRKRKLQQAESAASGEGKTLLQDERFKSVDSARFEKKWKGKSKAPNGDTEKKPLKRLTKGKPAVHKGKPKNMQKSKQKLKRDV; from the exons ATGCAACGGAAGGAGGCCAATCCCTTCCAGATCCTGGGCCTGCGTCCTTGGTTGGTGAAGCAGCTAACCAAGTTGG GCCTGAAAGGAGCAACTCCCATCCAGCAAAACTGCATTCCGGCGATATTGTCTGGTCAGGATTGCATCGGAGCAGCCAAGACAGGCTCGGGCAAGACCTTCGCCTTCGCCCTGCCCATTCTGGAGCGGCTGAGCGAGGAGCCAGTGAGCCACTTTGCCCTGGTGCTGACGCCCACGCACGAGCTGGCCTACCAGATATCCGAGCAGTTCCTGGTGGCCGGTCAGGCGATGGGGGTGCGCGTGTGCGTCGTGTCTGGCGGCACGGACCAGATGATTGAAAGTCAGAAGCTAATGCAGCGTCCGCACATCGTGGTGGCCATGCCCGGACGTTTGGCGGATCACCTCACCGGCTGCGACACCTTCTCCTTCGACAATCTCAAGTATCTGGTTGTCGACGAGGCGGATCGCATGCTGAACGGCGACTTTGACGAGAGCCTGGCCATCATCGAGAGGTGTCTGCCCAAGACCAGGCAGAACCTCTTCTTCTCCGCCACCATGAAGGACTTTATGAAGGAGTCCAGCATATTTCCCATTGCCAGCGAG TGCTTTGAATGGTCGCAGGACTCCGATGTGGCCACTGTGGACACCCTGGACCAGCGCTATCTGCTGTGCGCCGACTACGATCGCGACATGGTTTTGATCGAATCACTGAGAAAGTATCGCGAGGAGAACGAAAACGCTAATGTGATGATCTTTACCAACACAAAGAA GTACTGCCAGCTACTCTCGATGACCCTAAAGAGCATGGATATTGATAACGTCTGCCTACATGGCTTCATGCGACAAAAGGAGCGTGTGGCTGCCCTCAGTCGCTTCAAATCCAACCAAATACGCACACTGATCGCTACAGATGTGGCGGCCAGAGGTCTGGACATACCCAGTGTCCAGCTGGTCATGAATCACATGCTTCCCCGAACGCCCAAAGAGTACATCCACCGTGTGGGCAGGACAGCTAGAGCGGGACGCAAGGGCATGTCCATCTCCATATTCCGCTTTCCGCGCGATCTGGAGCTCTTGGGCGCCATTGAGGAGGAGATCAACACAAAGCTCACAGAGCATCCCATCGATC AGCGCATGGTGGAGCGGATATTTATGCAAGTGAATGTGACTCGCCGTGAATCTGAAATGCAATTGGACAACAACGATTTCGATGAACGAGCGCAGAACTACAGGCGCAAGACGTGGATTATGGAGGGCAAGGATCCTGACCAAATGGAAGCGCT GTATCGCAAAAAGCAGAAGGATAAACTCAAGGAAATTCGCCGGAAGAGAAAACTGCAGCAGGCAGAGTCGGCTGCCAGCGGGGAGGGCAAGACTCTCCTTCAGGATGAACGTTTCAAATCTGTAGACAGTGCGCGGTTCGAGAAAAAGTGGAAAGGAAAAAGTAAAGCCCCCAATGGAGACACCGAAAAGAAGCCATTGAAAAGGCTCACCAAAGGCAAACCGGCTGTCCACAAGGGCAAGccaaaaaatatgcaaaaatcCAAACAAAAGCTTAAACGTGATGtttaa
- the LOC119550307 gene encoding NAD kinase 2, mitochondrial isoform X1: protein MLKSKQLLQQFSKEYAKFTPNNFKLKRALVVTKLSRYEFEQLRHPELSPDQLQQKLRDRGTDVEMVLYLHKVHKDFERRVVKSFQDVGCEVKLSSRLEFRSSLSKDVMSWADVIVPVGGDGTFLLSAGRASPLFALSQQKTPIVGFNSDPLRSEGRLMLPKHYSDNPADAVSRIKSGDFKWMHRSRVRTTMLGSNGKIPESTDLFRHTEVKMEQVTTAPEMLDQDMAYKYKAKMKRILPYLALNEVFIGEHLSARVSHLQLVLDHQDVVNKTKCSGLCVSTGTGSTSWHTSINRITSRDVDDLLRSLPNGNSEDVKLLRQNAEEIAQRYNQGLLFAPDDPRLCYSIREQICVGVWPSPKTFKERDFVQTVFVKSHCIDANLVIDGSISFPFNDGAKALLEVHPEDALLTIALD from the exons ATGTTGAAATCGAAGCAGTTGCTCCAGCAGTTTTCCAAAG AGTACGCAAAGTTCACGCCGAACAACTTTAAGCTAAAGCGGGCCCTGGTGGTCACCAAGTTGTCCCGCTATGAGTTCGAGCAGCTTCGTCATCCGGAACTGTCGCCGGATCAGCTGCAGCAAAAGCTGCGCGATCGGGGAACCGACGTGGAGATGGTACTCTATCTGCACAAGGTGCACAAGGACTTCGAACGCCGGGTGGTGAAGAGTTTCCAGGATGTGGGCTGCGAGGTGAAGCTGTCCAGCAG ACTTGAATTTAGAAGCTCGTTAAGCAAGGATGTCATGAGCTGGGCAGACGTCATTGTGCCGGTAGGCGGCGATGGTACCTTCCTTCTATCCGCCGGACGCGCCAGCCCGCTCTTTGCGCTCAGCCAGCAGAAGACGCCGATCGTGGGCTTTAACTCCGATCCACTCCGCTCGGAGGGTCGTCTTATGCTGCCCAAGCACTACTCGGACAATCCCGCCGATGCTGTCTCACGCATCAAGAGC GGTGACTTCAAGTGGATGCATCGCTCGAGGGTGCGGACTACAATGCTGGGCAGCAACGGCAAGATCCCGGAGTCCACGGACCTTTTCCGGCACACAGAGGTTAAGATGGAGCAGGTCACCACAGCACCCGAAATGCTGGACCAGGACATGGCTTACAAGTACAAGGCCAAAATGAAACGCATCCTTCCGTACTTGGCGCTGAACGAG GTCTTCATTGGCGAACACCTCTCAGCCCGAGTGTCCCACTTGCAGCTGGTGCTGGATCACCAGGACGTGGTGAACAAGACAAAGTGCTCTGGCTTGTGTGTCAGCACGGGCACGGGCTCAACATCCTGGCATACCAGCATCAATCGCATTACCAGCCGGGATGTGGACGACCTGTTGCGCTCTCTGCCCAACGGCAACTCGGAGGACGTTAAGTTGCTGCGCCAGAATGCCGAGGAGATCGCCCAGCGGTACAACCAGGGGCTGCTATTCGCGCCTGATGATCCCCGTCTGTGCTACTCGATCCGGGAGCAAATCTGCGTAGGCGTGTGGCCCTCGCCAAAGACTTTTAAAGAGCGTGATTTTGTGCAAACCGTGTTTGTCAAGTCGCATTGCATCGATGCCA ACCTGGTCATTGATGGCAGCATTTCGTTCCCATTCAACGATGGCGCCAAGGCTTTGCTGGAGGTCCATCCAGAGGATGCCCTTCTGACAATCGCCTTAGACTGA
- the LOC119551800 gene encoding uncharacterized protein LOC119551800 isoform X3 — MNAETDILGVSLSYSELQAIDQEDIILLIDVDSAVNICKESLENESANTVDVLTLWFSKLLRAYIDESVCCIRAVKEMCQWFQMESDSGTKIHSAHIKLFEEALSFITLSRDHLLKAGERLVHIFTYLMLSMIAFFLGGSDRSDHQLLVDLQYAVLSLLKQNTTGSSEVHPRLTPLMQKIMEIADFERKQFKDLELPVRTSETITYMCLHYMSHVNLKDEQIPEWLKETVSHLCEMILSYLEGLYENGTLTVPAQKLKEFMEVMRTYFLMLLQIFNNDITQIDDDMAACLMDVIMSEQTTPSYYSDEDIQRLISMYVRPHVMELFDLVYSFQKCQEYLISGILCTPEWDYFDVCLDFVSTVSTNDADVLPSTCRTLNQIFEYLFKDATNFVNAERYERVMNAFGSLLYLVPNRELHSYFCAGIFQKDIITSQVCADMLMLCFRLKEVNKCWTDKDIELAVAFWKIPQIFSLLGKARASCPEHSKLSTPICSCKTRCPSRNEAIESLRTHLIFSAHTG; from the exons atgaaCGCGGAAACGGATATTCTAGGCGTGTCCCTATCCTACAGCGAGCTGCAGGCTATAGACCAGGAAGATATCATCCTGCTTATCGACGTGGACTCGGCTGTAAATATCTGCAAGGAGTCTCTAGAAAACGAATCCGCAAATACTGTGGATGTCTTGACATTATGGTTCAGTAAACTCTTAAGAGCTTATATTGATGAATCTGTGTGCTGTATACGAGCGGTAAAGGAGATGTGCCAGTGGTTTCAAATG GAATCAGACAGCGGTACCAAAATTCACAGCGCTCATATAAAACTCTTCGAAGAGGCTCTTTCCTTTATCACCTTATCCAGGGATCATTTGTTGAAGGCGGGAGAACGCCTGGTTCATATTTTTACGTATCTTATGTTATCAATGATAGCCTTTTTCTTGGGAGGCAG CGACAGGAGTGACCATCAGCTTCTTGTAGATCTTCAGTATGCTGTGCTTTCTTTGCTAAAACAAAATACCACAGGATCGAGTGAAGTCCACCCCCGTCTTACTCCCT TGATGCAAAAGATAATGGAAATAGCCGATTTTgaaagaaaacaatttaagGATTTGGAGTTACCTGTAAGGACAAGCGAGACGATTACTTACATGTGCTTGCATTACATGTCACACGTTAATCTCAAGGATGAACAAATACCCGAATGGCTAAAGGAAACGGTTTCGCATCTATGCGAAATGATCCTCAGTTACTTGGAGGGTCTTTATGAAAAT GGCACTCTTACTGTTCCCGcgcaaaaattaaaagagTTCATGGAAGTTATGCGGACCTATTTTTTAATGCTGCTGCAGATATTCAATAATGATATAACCCAAATTGACGATGATATGGCTGCTTGTCTCATGGACGTAATAATGTCTGAACAAAC GACGCCCTCATATTATTCTGACGAGGATATTCAACGGCTTATTTCTATGTATGTTAGACCACATGTGATGGAACTTTTTGACTTGGTTTACTCTTTCCAAAAATGTCAAGAG tatttaatATCCGGTATTCTGTGTACACCAGAATGGGATTACTTTGATGTTTGCTTAGATTTTGTATCTACCGTATCTACAAACGACGCAGATGTCCTTCCAAGTACTTGTCGAACATTAAACCAAATCTTTGAATACTTGTTTAAAG ATGCCAccaactttgtcaatgctgAACGCTATGAACGAGTAATGAATGCCTTTGGTAGTCTCTTGTATTTGGTGCCCAACAGAGAACTGCATAGTTATTTCTGTGCTGGCATATTTCAAAAGGACATTATTACGTCGCAAGTGTGTGCGGATATGCTAATGCTATGTTTTCG ccTAAAAGAGGTTAATAAGTGTTGGACAGACAAGGACATAGAACTAGCTGTAGCTTTCTGGA AGATTCCTCAGATATTTTCATTACTTGGGAAAGCGAGGGCTTCCTGCCCTGAGCATTCGAAACTTTCGACACCTATCTGCAGTTGCAAAACCAGATGCCCAAGTAGGAATGAAGCTATTGAATCGCTTAGAACACATCTCATCTTCAGCGCCCACACAGGTTGA